A stretch of the Candidatus Nanopelagicales bacterium genome encodes the following:
- the rpsI gene encoding 30S ribosomal protein S9 — protein sequence MTTETPTSASAEPARPVVTGPGSATGRRKEAIARVRLVPGTGRWTINGRDLEAYFPNKVHQQLVNEPFRTLEVDERYDVIARIHGGGVSGQAGALRLGIARALNEIDAEGNRPPLKKAGFLTRDARAKERKKYGLKKARKAPQYSKR from the coding sequence ATGACCACCGAGACGCCCACGTCGGCGTCCGCCGAGCCCGCCCGTCCGGTCGTCACCGGCCCCGGCTCGGCCACCGGCCGCCGCAAGGAGGCCATCGCCCGCGTCCGGCTCGTGCCGGGCACCGGTCGCTGGACCATCAACGGTCGCGACCTGGAGGCGTACTTCCCCAACAAGGTGCACCAGCAGCTCGTCAACGAGCCGTTCCGCACCCTCGAGGTGGACGAGCGCTACGACGTGATCGCGCGCATCCACGGCGGCGGGGTGTCCGGCCAGGCCGGCGCGCTGCGCCTGGGCATCGCCCGCGCGCTGAACGAGATCGACGCCGAGGGCAACCGGCCGCCGCTGAAGAAGGCCGGCTTCCTCACCCGGGACGCGCGGGCCAAGGAGCGCAAGAAGTACGGGCTCAAGAAGGCCCGCAAGGCGCCTCAGTACTCCAAGCGCTAG
- the rplM gene encoding 50S ribosomal protein L13, translating to MRTYTPKPGEVTREWHVIDANDVVLGRLASQAAVLLRGKHKPTFAPHVDTGDFVIIINADKVALTGAKREQKLDYRHSGYPGGLRATSYAQLLESDPRRAVEKAVKGMLPHNKLGRQMLKKLKVYAGPEHPHSAQKPQPFEITQVAQ from the coding sequence GTGCGCACGTACACCCCGAAGCCCGGCGAGGTCACCCGCGAGTGGCACGTCATCGACGCCAACGACGTCGTCCTCGGCCGTCTGGCCTCGCAGGCGGCGGTGCTGCTGCGCGGCAAGCACAAGCCGACGTTCGCCCCGCACGTCGACACCGGTGACTTCGTCATCATCATCAATGCCGACAAGGTGGCCCTGACCGGGGCCAAGCGCGAGCAGAAGCTCGACTACCGCCACTCCGGCTACCCGGGCGGCCTGCGCGCCACCTCCTACGCCCAGCTGCTGGAGTCCGACCCGCGCCGGGCCGTGGAGAAGGCCGTCAAGGGCATGCTCCCGCACAACAAGCTCGGCCGGCAGATGCTGAAGAAGCTCAAGGTCTACGCCGGTCCGGAGCACCCGCACTCGGCGCAGAAGCCGCAGCCGTTCGAGATCACCCAGGTCGCGCAGTAA
- the fetB gene encoding iron export ABC transporter permease subunit FetB, translated as MTSSAQVPTWIGVVASLSLVVLAAAVAWWGRLGLTRELLVAAARAFVQLVAVGALLGVVFTYGGLAAAFAWLAVMVVIGGQVAGRRASGLPGSRRTATAAIAVGAAATMGVLLLLRIIDATPTVVIPVGGMVVSGTMVATGLTLRRVRDDARRSRAEVEARLALGLPGSAAFAPHTRDSVRTALLPAIDQTKVVGLIALPGAMTGLILAGTPPLEAIRYQIVVMYMLLAAPALACAVAARMAERSLFDPAQRLRPLDLPG; from the coding sequence ATGACCTCGTCCGCGCAGGTCCCCACCTGGATCGGGGTCGTCGCCTCGCTCAGCCTGGTCGTCCTCGCCGCCGCCGTGGCGTGGTGGGGGCGGCTGGGGCTCACCCGCGAGCTCCTGGTCGCCGCGGCGCGCGCCTTCGTGCAGCTGGTGGCGGTCGGCGCACTGCTCGGGGTGGTGTTCACCTACGGCGGCCTGGCGGCGGCCTTCGCCTGGTTGGCGGTCATGGTCGTCATCGGCGGCCAGGTCGCCGGGCGGCGGGCCAGCGGGCTGCCAGGCTCCCGGCGCACGGCCACCGCGGCGATTGCGGTCGGGGCGGCGGCGACCATGGGGGTCCTGCTGCTGCTGCGGATCATCGACGCGACCCCCACCGTGGTCATCCCGGTGGGCGGGATGGTGGTCAGCGGCACCATGGTCGCCACCGGGCTCACGCTGCGCCGGGTGCGCGACGACGCGCGGCGCTCCCGGGCCGAGGTGGAGGCCCGGCTGGCCCTCGGGCTGCCCGGCAGTGCCGCGTTCGCGCCCCATACCCGCGACTCGGTGCGGACCGCGCTGCTGCCCGCCATCGACCAGACCAAGGTGGTCGGGCTGATCGCGCTGCCGGGGGCGATGACCGGCCTGATCCTCGCGGGGACGCCACCGCTGGAGGCCATCCGCTACCAGATCGTGGTGATGTACATGCTGCTGGCGGCGCCGGCCCTGGCCTGCGCGGTGGCGGCCCGGATGGCGGAGCGGTCGCTGTTCGACCCCGCCCAGCGGCTGCGACCGCTGGACCTCCCGGGGTGA
- a CDS encoding ATP-binding cassette domain-containing protein, producing MGGLVSHDGREHPGPHAFDLEDVVLVRGGHRILDGVSAQLPRGAATAVVGPSGSGKSTLLRLLNRFEDPDSGRVLLDGTDARELDVLALRRRVGLLAQRPVMLTATVGEEVRAGAPDLSDDAVAALLGRVALRHLDPGRGTEGLSGGEQQRLALARALALDPEVLLLDEPTSALDAEAARSVDEVVVSLVEAGLTAVVVSHDLERLLAVTSHAVVLDGGRVVEQGPPGTVGYLGRGSDPSRDG from the coding sequence GTGGGCGGACTGGTGAGCCACGACGGGCGTGAGCACCCCGGACCGCACGCGTTCGACCTCGAGGACGTGGTGCTCGTGCGCGGCGGCCACCGGATCCTGGACGGGGTCAGCGCGCAGCTGCCGCGAGGCGCGGCGACCGCGGTCGTCGGGCCGTCCGGGTCGGGCAAGTCGACCCTGCTCAGGCTGCTGAACCGGTTCGAGGACCCCGACTCCGGCCGGGTGCTGCTCGACGGCACCGACGCGCGGGAGCTGGACGTGCTGGCGCTGCGCCGGCGGGTCGGGCTGCTCGCCCAGCGGCCGGTGATGCTCACGGCCACCGTCGGGGAGGAGGTGCGGGCAGGCGCGCCCGACCTGTCCGACGACGCGGTCGCGGCCCTGCTCGGCCGGGTGGCGCTGCGGCACCTGGACCCCGGCCGGGGGACGGAGGGGCTGTCCGGCGGGGAGCAGCAGCGGCTGGCCCTCGCCCGGGCACTGGCCCTGGACCCGGAGGTGCTGCTGCTCGACGAACCGACCAGCGCGCTGGACGCCGAGGCTGCCCGGTCGGTCGACGAGGTGGTCGTGTCCCTGGTCGAGGCCGGCCTGACGGCGGTGGTCGTCAGCCACGACCTGGAGCGGCTGCTCGCCGTGACCAGCCACGCGGTCGTCCTCGACGGCGGCCGGGTCGTCGAGCAGGGACCGCCCGGGACGGTCGGGTACCTCGGCCGAGGGTCCGACCCCTCCCGGGACGGCTGA
- a CDS encoding ATP-binding cassette domain-containing protein — protein sequence MGHVDVQRVTHTLPDGRVLLDEVSFRVGDGANVALVGANGAGKTTLLRMVAGDDDPQEGSIARSGGLGVMRQFVGQMTDGTVRDLLLGVASPALRSAAAALDTAELAMMEAEDERTQMRYAQAIADFSDAGGYDAEVLWDVCCTAALGRPYDAVRWRPVSTLSGGEQKRLVLEALLRGPDEVLLLDEPDNYLDVPGKRWLEDRLRETPKTVLYVSHDRELLHRTATQVVTVELGAAGNSAWTHGGGFGTYHQARADRFSRLEELRRRWDEEHAKLKALVQMYKTKAAYNDGLASRYQAAQTRLRKFEEAGPPTAVPREQSVRMRLRGGRTGKRAVVCEGLELTGLTRPFDLEVWFGERVAVLGANGSGKSHFLRLLAAGGSDPDVEHRPVGDVVVDPVRHGGTARLGARVRPGWFAQTHAHPELVGRTLLDVLWRGDERRDGMPREQASRALDRYELAGAAEQTFDTLSGGQQARFQILLLELSGATLLLLDEPTDNLDLHSAEALEDGLAAYEGTVVAVTHDRWFARGFDRYVVFGSDGSVRETDEPVWADW from the coding sequence GTGGGTCATGTGGACGTGCAGCGGGTGACCCACACGCTCCCCGACGGCCGGGTCCTGCTGGACGAGGTGTCGTTCCGCGTCGGCGACGGTGCCAACGTCGCCCTGGTCGGGGCCAACGGAGCCGGCAAGACGACGCTGCTGCGCATGGTCGCGGGCGACGACGACCCGCAGGAGGGGTCGATCGCGCGCTCCGGCGGCCTCGGGGTGATGCGGCAGTTCGTCGGCCAGATGACCGACGGGACGGTGCGGGACCTGCTGCTCGGCGTGGCGTCGCCCGCGCTGCGCAGCGCCGCGGCGGCCCTCGACACCGCCGAGCTGGCCATGATGGAGGCCGAGGACGAGCGCACCCAGATGCGCTACGCGCAGGCCATCGCCGACTTCTCCGACGCGGGCGGCTACGACGCCGAGGTGCTGTGGGACGTGTGCTGCACCGCCGCGCTGGGCCGGCCGTACGACGCGGTCCGCTGGCGGCCGGTGTCCACCCTGTCCGGCGGCGAGCAGAAGCGGCTGGTCCTCGAGGCGCTGCTGCGCGGACCGGACGAGGTGCTGCTGCTCGACGAGCCGGACAACTACCTCGACGTCCCCGGGAAGCGCTGGCTGGAGGACCGGCTGCGCGAGACGCCCAAGACCGTGCTCTACGTCAGCCACGACCGCGAGCTCCTGCACCGCACCGCGACCCAGGTGGTGACCGTCGAGCTCGGGGCCGCGGGCAACTCCGCCTGGACGCACGGCGGCGGGTTCGGCACGTACCACCAGGCCCGGGCGGACCGGTTCAGCCGGCTGGAGGAGCTACGCCGGCGCTGGGACGAGGAACACGCCAAGCTCAAGGCGCTGGTCCAGATGTACAAGACCAAGGCCGCCTACAACGACGGGCTGGCGTCTCGCTACCAGGCCGCCCAGACCCGGCTGCGCAAGTTCGAGGAGGCCGGGCCGCCGACGGCGGTGCCGCGCGAGCAGTCGGTCCGGATGCGGCTGCGGGGCGGGCGCACCGGCAAGCGGGCGGTGGTGTGCGAGGGGCTGGAGCTGACCGGGTTGACCCGGCCCTTCGACCTCGAGGTCTGGTTCGGCGAGCGGGTGGCCGTCCTGGGGGCGAACGGCTCGGGCAAGTCGCACTTCCTCCGGTTGCTGGCGGCCGGCGGCAGCGACCCCGACGTCGAGCACCGCCCGGTCGGCGACGTCGTCGTCGACCCGGTCCGGCACGGCGGGACGGCGCGGCTTGGGGCGCGAGTACGGCCGGGCTGGTTCGCCCAGACCCACGCGCACCCCGAGCTGGTCGGCCGCACCCTGCTCGACGTGCTGTGGCGCGGCGACGAGCGCCGGGACGGGATGCCGCGCGAGCAGGCCAGCCGCGCGTTGGACCGCTACGAGCTGGCCGGGGCCGCCGAGCAGACGTTCGACACCCTGTCCGGCGGCCAGCAGGCGCGGTTCCAGATCCTGCTGCTGGAGCTGTCCGGCGCCACCCTGCTGCTGCTGGACGAGCCCACCGACAACCTCGACCTGCACAGCGCGGAGGCGCTGGAGGACGGCCTGGCGGCGTACGAGGGCACGGTCGTGGCCGTGACGCACGACCGCTGGTTCGCGCGCGGGTTCGACCGGTACGTGGTGTTCGGCTCCGACGGCTCGGTGCGCGAGACCGACGAGCCGGTGTGGGCGGACTGGTGA
- the arcC gene encoding carbamate kinase, producing MRVVVALGGNALQKRGEPMTVENQRANVKTACEALAPVAMDHELVVSHGNGPQVGLLALQASSYDEASSYPFDVLGAQTEGMIGYFIEQELGNLLPFEKPLATLLTMTEVDAHDPAFQNPTKFVGPVYSEEDAKRLAAEKDWTVKQDGDKWRRVVPSPMPVRIFQIRPMKWLLDKGVVVISTGGGGIPTMYLEGEHLTSANDRNPRTLVGVEAVIDKDFSSAVLARDLEAEKLVIATDADAVYVDWGQPTQRAIRAAHPDALEEIAAQFPAGSMGPKVAAAIWFARETGGEATIGALADLAEIMDNRAGTRVSTSVEGIEYA from the coding sequence ATGCGCGTCGTCGTCGCACTCGGGGGCAACGCCCTGCAGAAGCGCGGGGAGCCCATGACGGTGGAGAACCAGCGAGCCAACGTGAAGACCGCCTGCGAGGCGCTGGCCCCCGTGGCGATGGACCACGAGCTGGTCGTGTCGCACGGCAACGGCCCTCAGGTCGGCCTGCTGGCGCTTCAGGCGTCCTCGTACGACGAGGCCTCGTCGTACCCCTTCGACGTCCTCGGCGCCCAGACCGAGGGGATGATCGGCTACTTCATCGAGCAGGAGCTGGGCAACCTGCTGCCGTTCGAGAAGCCCCTGGCGACGCTGCTCACGATGACCGAGGTCGACGCGCACGACCCGGCGTTCCAGAACCCGACCAAGTTCGTCGGTCCGGTCTACTCCGAGGAGGACGCCAAGCGGCTCGCCGCGGAGAAGGACTGGACGGTCAAGCAGGACGGCGACAAGTGGCGTCGGGTCGTCCCCTCGCCGATGCCGGTGCGCATCTTCCAGATCCGGCCGATGAAGTGGCTGCTGGACAAGGGCGTCGTGGTCATCTCCACCGGCGGCGGCGGCATCCCGACGATGTACCTGGAGGGCGAGCACCTCACCTCGGCCAACGACCGCAACCCGCGGACCCTCGTCGGCGTCGAGGCCGTGATCGACAAGGACTTCTCCTCCGCCGTGCTGGCGCGCGACCTCGAGGCCGAGAAGCTCGTCATCGCCACCGACGCCGACGCGGTGTACGTCGACTGGGGCCAGCCGACCCAGAGGGCGATCCGCGCGGCGCACCCCGACGCGCTGGAGGAGATCGCCGCCCAGTTCCCCGCGGGCTCGATGGGGCCCAAGGTGGCGGCGGCGATCTGGTTCGCCCGCGAGACCGGGGGCGAGGCGACGATCGGCGCGCTGGCGGACCTGGCCGAGATCATGGACAACCGGGCCGGCACCCGGGTGAGCACCTCGGTGGAGGGCATCGAGTACGCCTGA
- the truA gene encoding tRNA pseudouridine(38-40) synthase TruA produces the protein MTHVPEPALPDREGGLRRLRLDLGYDGAGFSGWAVQPGLRTVQGAVQQALARALRLDAEPSVTCAGRTDAGVHARGQVAHVDVPEAALGTTAGLGPDPLADGTLLRRLGSALPPDVRVVRVALAPDGFDARFSALWRRYSYRLADDPTGPAPLRRGFVVARRRPLDVDAMDRAGAGLLGEHDFAAYCRPRAGASTVRTLLSLHCRREDPAAGEGAGEVAVEVTADAFCHSMVRAIVGALVAVGEGRRPAEWPADVLAAGVRDSAVTVAPAQGLVLEEVRYPADADLAARQRETRAHRGHRAHTGAGRPPLTATE, from the coding sequence GTGACGCACGTACCGGAGCCCGCCCTCCCCGACCGGGAGGGCGGGCTCCGGCGTCTGCGGCTGGACCTGGGGTACGACGGCGCCGGCTTCTCCGGGTGGGCGGTGCAGCCGGGGCTGCGCACCGTCCAGGGCGCCGTGCAGCAGGCGCTGGCGCGGGCGCTGCGGCTGGACGCCGAGCCGTCGGTCACCTGCGCCGGACGTACGGATGCGGGGGTGCACGCCCGCGGGCAGGTGGCGCACGTCGACGTCCCGGAGGCCGCCCTGGGCACGACCGCGGGCCTCGGACCGGACCCGCTGGCCGACGGCACCCTGCTGCGCCGACTCGGCTCGGCCCTGCCCCCGGACGTCCGCGTGGTCCGCGTCGCCCTCGCCCCGGACGGCTTCGACGCCCGGTTCTCCGCGCTGTGGCGGCGCTACTCGTACCGACTGGCCGACGACCCGACCGGGCCGGCCCCGCTGCGGCGCGGGTTCGTCGTCGCCCGTCGGCGCCCGCTGGACGTCGACGCCATGGACCGGGCGGGCGCCGGGCTGCTCGGGGAGCACGACTTCGCCGCCTACTGCCGGCCCCGCGCCGGCGCCTCCACCGTGCGCACGCTGCTCTCGCTGCACTGCCGCCGAGAGGACCCGGCCGCCGGGGAGGGCGCCGGCGAGGTCGCCGTCGAGGTGACCGCCGACGCCTTCTGTCACTCGATGGTCCGGGCGATCGTGGGCGCGCTGGTGGCGGTGGGGGAGGGTCGGCGCCCGGCAGAGTGGCCCGCCGACGTCCTGGCCGCGGGCGTGCGCGACTCGGCGGTCACCGTCGCCCCCGCGCAGGGCCTGGTCCTGGAGGAGGTCCGCTACCCCGCGGACGCCGACCTGGCGGCCCGCCAGCGCGAGACCCGGGCCCACCGTGGCCACCGGGCCCACACCGGCGCTGGCCGCCCGCCCCTCACCGCGACGGAATGA
- a CDS encoding DNA-directed RNA polymerase subunit alpha: MLIAQRPTLTEEPISEYRSRFVLEPLEPGFGYTLGNSLRRTLLSSIPGAAVTSIRIDGVLHEFTTVPGVKEDVTELILNIKRLVVSSEHDEPVVMYLRKQGPGDVLAADIAPPAGVEVHNPDLHLATLNGKGKLEMELVVERGRGYVSATLNKQPGQEIGRIPVDSIYSPVLKVTYKVEATRVEQRTDFDKLVLDVETKPSMRPRDAVASAGKTLVELFGLARELNVDAEGIDIGPSPADAFVAEQLSTPIEQMDLTVRSYNCLKREGIHTVGELISRSEADLLDIRNFGAKSIDEVKAKLVTLGLALKDSPPGFDPGSAVYFADDDDLGYAEDERL; encoded by the coding sequence GTGCTCATCGCGCAGCGACCGACCCTGACCGAGGAGCCGATCAGCGAGTACCGCTCGCGCTTCGTGCTCGAGCCGCTCGAGCCCGGCTTCGGCTACACCCTCGGCAACTCCCTGCGTCGCACCCTGCTGTCCTCGATCCCGGGTGCTGCGGTCACCAGCATCCGCATCGACGGCGTCCTGCACGAGTTCACCACCGTGCCGGGCGTCAAGGAGGACGTCACCGAGCTCATCCTCAACATCAAGCGGCTGGTCGTCTCCAGCGAGCACGACGAGCCGGTGGTGATGTACCTGCGCAAGCAGGGCCCCGGCGACGTGCTCGCGGCCGACATCGCCCCGCCCGCCGGGGTCGAGGTGCACAACCCCGACCTGCACCTGGCCACCCTCAACGGCAAGGGCAAGCTGGAGATGGAGCTGGTGGTCGAGCGCGGCCGCGGCTACGTCTCCGCGACGCTGAACAAGCAGCCGGGCCAGGAGATCGGCCGGATCCCGGTCGACTCGATCTACTCGCCGGTGCTCAAGGTGACCTACAAGGTCGAGGCGACCCGTGTCGAGCAGCGCACCGACTTCGACAAGCTGGTCCTGGACGTGGAGACCAAGCCGTCGATGCGCCCGCGGGACGCGGTGGCGTCGGCCGGCAAGACGCTGGTCGAGCTGTTCGGCCTGGCCCGCGAGCTCAACGTCGACGCCGAGGGCATCGACATCGGCCCGTCCCCCGCGGACGCGTTCGTGGCCGAGCAGCTGTCCACGCCGATCGAGCAGATGGACCTCACGGTCCGCTCGTACAACTGCCTCAAGCGCGAGGGCATCCACACCGTGGGTGAGCTGATCTCGCGCAGCGAGGCCGACCTGCTCGACATCCGCAACTTCGGCGCGAAGTCCATCGACGAGGTCAAGGCCAAGCTGGTCACCCTCGGACTGGCGCTGAAGGACAGCCCGCCCGGGTTCGACCCCGGCTCGGCCGTGTACTTCGCCGACGACGACGACCTGGGGTACGCCGAGGACGAGCGGCTCTGA
- the rpsD gene encoding 30S ribosomal protein S4 has product MARYTGADCKRCRREKMKLFLKGAKCESPKCPIENRPYPPGQHGRGRTKDSEYLLQMREKQKAARIYGVLEKQFRGYYEEAQRKQGKTGENLLRILESRLDNVVYRAGFAKSRDMARQLVRHGHFTVNGQKVDIPSYRVAANDIVEVRSSSRELTPFVVAHAEIGERPVPAWLEVIPSKMRVLVHSLPARQVIDTPVQEQLIVELYSK; this is encoded by the coding sequence ATGGCGCGTTACACCGGGGCGGACTGCAAGCGCTGCCGCCGCGAGAAGATGAAGCTGTTCCTCAAGGGCGCGAAGTGCGAGTCGCCGAAGTGCCCGATCGAGAACCGTCCCTACCCGCCGGGCCAGCACGGCCGCGGCCGGACCAAGGACAGCGAGTACCTGCTGCAGATGCGCGAGAAGCAGAAGGCCGCGCGCATCTACGGCGTCCTGGAGAAGCAGTTCCGGGGCTACTACGAGGAGGCCCAGCGCAAGCAGGGCAAGACCGGCGAGAACCTCCTGCGCATCCTCGAGAGCCGGCTGGACAACGTCGTCTACCGCGCGGGCTTCGCGAAGTCGCGTGACATGGCGCGCCAGCTGGTGCGGCACGGCCACTTCACCGTCAACGGCCAGAAGGTGGACATCCCGTCCTACCGCGTGGCGGCCAACGACATCGTGGAGGTGCGGTCGTCCTCGCGCGAGCTCACGCCGTTCGTCGTGGCGCACGCCGAGATCGGCGAGCGCCCGGTGCCGGCGTGGCTGGAGGTCATCCCCTCCAAGATGCGCGTGCTGGTGCACTCGCTCCCGGCTCGGCAGGTCATCGACACCCCGGTCCAGGAGCAGCTGATCGTCGAGCTCTACTCGAAGTAA
- the rpsK gene encoding 30S ribosomal protein S11 → MPPKSRQAAGAKKVRRKEKKNVAHGHAHIKSTFNNTIVSITDPTGAVISWASAGQVGFKGSRKSTPFAAQLAAEAAARRAMEHGMRKVDVFVKGPGSGRETAIRSLQATGLEVGSIQDVTPVPFNGCRPPKRRRV, encoded by the coding sequence ATGCCCCCCAAGAGCCGCCAGGCAGCCGGCGCCAAGAAGGTGCGCCGCAAGGAGAAGAAGAACGTGGCCCACGGCCACGCGCACATCAAGAGCACGTTCAACAACACGATCGTCTCCATCACCGACCCGACGGGTGCGGTGATCTCGTGGGCCAGCGCGGGCCAGGTCGGGTTCAAGGGCAGTCGCAAGTCGACGCCCTTCGCCGCCCAGCTCGCCGCCGAGGCCGCGGCACGCCGCGCCATGGAGCACGGCATGCGCAAGGTCGACGTCTTCGTGAAGGGCCCGGGCTCGGGCCGCGAGACGGCCATCCGGTCGCTGCAGGCGACCGGCCTCGAGGTCGGCTCGATCCAGGACGTCACCCCTGTCCCGTTCAACGGCTGCCGCCCGCCCAAGCGGCGTCGCGTCTGA
- the rpsM gene encoding 30S ribosomal protein S13: MARLVGVDLPREKRLEVALTYIYGIGRSRAQETLVQTGISPDLRVRDLGDDELVKLRDWIEGNYKVEGDLRREVAADIRRKVEIGCYQGLRHRRGLPVRGQRTHTNARTRKGPRKTVAGKKKAGKK, encoded by the coding sequence ATGGCACGTCTCGTCGGCGTCGACCTCCCCCGCGAGAAGCGGCTCGAGGTTGCGCTCACGTACATCTACGGCATCGGCCGCTCCCGCGCCCAGGAGACGCTCGTGCAGACGGGGATCAGCCCCGACCTGCGCGTGCGCGACCTCGGCGACGACGAGCTGGTCAAGCTCCGCGACTGGATCGAGGGCAACTACAAGGTCGAGGGTGACCTGCGGCGCGAGGTCGCCGCCGACATCCGCCGCAAGGTGGAGATCGGCTGCTACCAGGGTCTGCGCCACCGTCGCGGCCTGCCCGTCCGCGGTCAGCGCACGCACACCAACGCCCGCACCCGCAAGGGCCCCCGCAAGACCGTCGCCGGCAAGAAGAAGGCCGGCAAGAAGTAG